ggatcctgcgaagGGTTTcgggtttttttaagatttaaatttacgttttcgttgcgtttatgtgctaaaaacccttcaattgGTTGACTTTATGGTGTGCCCGTGTCGATAGTTTCTAACGGGGATACGAGGTCTACATCGCGTTTTTGGAAGGGTTTCCAGCAAGCTTGGGGTACGAGGATTAATTTTAGTACAACTTATCAACCGAAGACTGATGGACAGTCAGAGTGGATGATTCATACATtggaggatatgttgagggcATGTGATTTGGAGTGGACAGGTGATTGAGATAAATATTTGTATCTAGTAGAGTTTCCGTATAATAATAGTTGGCACGCGAGTATTGATATGCCACCATTTGAAGCTTTGTATGGTAGGAGGTGTAgggcaccatcttgttgggatgaagttggtgagagaGTCATTGAGGGACCAGAGTTGGTTAGAATTACTAATGAGGTggagaaagttaaagaaagtttgaaggaagcTCGATCGCGTCAAAAGAGTTATGCGGATCAACATTGAAAGTTTGGGGAAGTTGagccaggtgatcatgtgttcttgAAAGTTTCACCTTGTAAGGGTGTTAAATGTGTTGGTATGAAAGGAAAGCttagtccgagatatgttggaccttttgatgtTATGGAGAAGGTGAGGGAAGTTTCTTATAAAGTTGTGTTACCaccacaactatctcatgtgcataatgtgtttcatgtgtcggTTTTGAGGGCTACAAATATAATCTACTACACGTAGTCCAGTATCCATTGTATAAGATTATAGAGGATCTTTATTGTGAGGAggaagctgaggctatcttagctCAAGAGGAGCGAGTTTTGAGGAATAATACCATTTCGTTTGTGAAAGTTTTGTGAAAAAATTATTCAGAGAGAgaggctacttgggaattagaagtgtctattcgtgagaaatatccgcatttattcgactcagtgttaggcacaaaacacgcgctaataattcacgcaagtatacgcgttcacaagtaatatagaataatttctagttcgttcccacatagactcagactaattatgttcaattaacacttactcaccaatgtatgattacttctcaatgtcaagacaataacacgtagaattgattaactaattattaactataattaactactagAACTAAACatttaattgacacttgaattaacaatattaaacacacatgagatcataacttcattactacttccttcaatagttattgttattacccttagcatgtaacggtgatgatattaatcgaacaacacgaaactgataaaagccaactttcgttatactaatatcattctaccaaacatccacaattaatatagaagttgaataggcatcaaatatgttgagatcctatatgtctacataacttgacaacataacgatttaagcacaagttattccttatgattacacagggtaagtaaaacggttagagttacccactaatcatgcatacacatacatgaatctatgctagcatggcaagttctaaacctcaagatccactgttgcttcacaagagattaacaccctatcttatatgttcgcgacataCATAAGACGACTAAGCACAACcgatactagatatcatacaatcatcacacactaatgtattaaacaactaactaaagaattccatagtaaatccgttacaaccccatgatcacgattaacccatgattgaactcatcgtcaccatgggttcatatgaaaacatgataataacacacaataaTAACTAATAAAACTACCTAtataaaaccagagtacgtcacaaaagtaataaggttcaaagtaaagaaaactagcatccactgatacaacgaataaaagaatcacaagaaaactatgcttcctcttcttcgttgcgatgtgctaaaacggtcttcttccttctcttccttgctcctcgattgataccacgattctctacacgtgaaacgtctctgaaaactacttatatagaagccccacaagtcTCAGCTATCTTAGAAGTCGGAAGTCCAACAAAAATAGAACTCTAGAAATCAGGATTTTATTTCAcgaccctgagcggccgcccagcaatcctgagcgggcgcccagcttcctgagtggccgcccagccaggctgagcgggcgcccaacacctcactggaaaatttattattttgatCCTGTTTTCTGCTtcgttctgctcctaacttcccacttgcaatgccaagcacatacttaGGCTTACTCCTGATGAAATCTCCCCTCAAACACAAGTAATtccctgaaatgcacaaacactagaaaaatgcatcaaatacacaaaatacttgatttcaaggcatcAATTCAatccattataagacgttctaagtggtataaaatgccacttatcactcaGGTATGGTTGTTTAGTTTCGTTTGATTCCGTGGACGAAATCCCTTTTTAAGGGGTTATATATGTAATATACATGAAttgtaaataataataataataataataataataataataataataataagtgaAGAATTTGATTTAGTTTAAAATAAGAATTATAAAAGACTTTGTAATTACATTAGTAATTAGATTAGGAGAAGGaattagatatatatatatatatatatatatatatatatatatattattctgCCTCCCCTATGTTATCTTCGAAAGCCGTAATAATATCTGAGGGGTCAGTAAGCCGCAGGGGACGAGAGAATCGGTAATACTAGCAGTCCCTTTAGAATGAAAAAAATCAAGATCAAGTAAAGTATGGGTGATGGCCAAAGATACCTCTTTTTTTAGAAGTTGTAATAAGAATACCATTTTTGGAGTTTATGGCCAGAAATACCCTTCTAATACGTATTTTAGAAATGGGTAAATCTATTACGCATCTGAAAAATGGGTATTacataaaaaaatagaaaataataataaaagaagcagaacaagTGATACAAATATCACAAATACGTATCACCAGAATCAAACGGGTGATACGCATTATGTGAATGTGTAtctctcttttattttatttttttaatttttttcaactttttttataaaattaccaTTTTTAAAATACGTATTAGTAATACCCAACTGAAAAATGCGTATTAGACGGGTATTTTTGGCCAAAATTTTAAAAAGAGTTATTTTTGTCATGAACTCTAAAAAAAGAggtatttttgtcattttttcgtAAAGTATTGTAGAAATGTTGCAACTTTTAAATTTAATACGAATTGTATATACTTATTTTATTAGTATAAGAATGATAGGTCCCTGTTATTCATGTGTTTCTGTCGAGTCAGCGAGCTTAGTAATCAATTAGTGTCAGTATAATATTTATTATGCGTATGGTGTATATTGATTGTGTATCCATGCTTTGTATTTTGGCATGCACATGATAGTGTTATGTATTTATTATAATTACAAGTGTTTAAGATTATGTACTTTATTATTTGTCAAAGCTATTTGGGGATTTAAGTTCCTGACCAAACAAGTTttagaatttattatttttttgtaatataaataaatgGTCCATTAATTTTGTTATGATTATATTATGTTTTTTTTCCAGTTAGTTTGAAAGTTTGTTTATATTGAAGTAGTACTAGAGTTCACAGTGTCAggtattattttaatatattttgttaattataaGTTAGTAATTTGATTAAGTATTGTAATAAAATTGTcctttaatattattaattgtttaAGTTTATAAATCATGTGTCGTAGTGTGAGTTTAATAATCATGTTAATAAGTTAGATTTCATATTTATCAAATCAAATGAGCTTGGTAAATTAGCACGAGTTGTCTGGTCATTAACATGATGTTGATTTATATTACTTGGTGTTATAGTATTTAAAATCTAGATTATGTCCTTTATTTTGATTAGTATACTATTTTATGTTAATATGTGCACTGGTCAATTTAATAATGGATGTACAAGTTATATATGACTACTGAATCTACAAGTAATCAAGTCATCCCCTGATTTTATAGCCTCGGGTAAAATTAATTTAGTATTTAAAAGAGGTATAAAAAAATAtgtattaattataaattatcaATTTGTTAATAGATCAAGATGGAGGGAATTAGCGAATCATCTATGGATATTATTAGTGATTTTAGTTGCGGTTTTTAAGGTACGGATTTTGTCCTCTTTTTATTTAGCGCTACTCCTCTTAgcatttagatatatttgatTCACTCGTTTCTGTATCCTGCTCGTTACATTAAATATTTGATATGACTGTTTTGACTTCCgaaaatatattaaaattgatttgaaaatttttaaatatctttttatgcgatttttaaaaattatttatgacaccctctGTTTTGGAAATCTGAATTACTTGTTTCAGGTGATTTTAAATTTTGTaagaatatttttatttgaacccttagagATATATgatataccgagttaaccagctgaAGGGGtacttccgtgacagtgtgattggtcgCGGCGTATCCTTATGTTAGCTATTGGGAGGAGCTTTTGGCTattttgatatttgttcaggatacgtgggtgcacccagagtttgatttgtaaattgatttatggtgacgttgtatatgtcgtacatgttatccattctgttgcacgTATTAGGTACCgtatgatgtgtgtatttgtatctaaTCTAATCTCcgtatgaaatatcctaaccaCTCGTTGTTTCAGCCATgcttattttttaaaattattgttttattataaattatgaaatcttcatttctgattttattttataaattgtattccaaatccgtactggcCGTTTGGCACATGCCGTATtttttttctggcaggtgcttagggtgatctgggactgtgtgatggagagtTACCCAATTTATTGATTAGGATTTCGAACTTCATCAGTatctagacttaattatttatttagagatatttttaatatttatattattggtttagaaagtttggagatttaattttattttggagattttagactATTAAATTAATGTTTAGAAATATATCAGTGCTCTTTTGCAGGTTTATGAATTTTAGGTAATATCTTTTATTATTAAAAAGGAGGTGTTACGCTCAGAATGGCAGGATACTTGGCCTTAGTTTCCCGTAAATTGTTCAAGAGTTAAATGCATTTGGGGGGCCAAAGTTTTGCTAAATTCTCAATTTTTTGACTGTAATTAAAAAACAACAAGTGAGTGGCCAACGTTACCTTCCACATTTTGACATGGTGGTGCCTGTCAACTCCCCACTAACAGGAGTAACGGAGGAGGGGTATATTTGGATTTACACAATTGTAACGGTCCTTTAGTGTgtctatatataaatatataccaCTGTAATGAAAATCTAATCACAAAAGTTCAATTTTTTCTCCCTAAATCAGCATCTACTCACTAGCAAACATGAATTATTGTCATTGCGGGCAGCTTGCAGCAGATCGGGTTGCCTGGACTGATGCAAATGCTGGGCGGCGATTTAGAAATTGCTCAATGGGTTGTTGTGGTTATTTTCAATGGGTGGATGCTCCTCTTTGTAACAGGGCAAAAGTTGTGATTTCAGGTTTGCTAAGAAGGTTGAGAACTATGGAAAGTGAGCATGAGAAACAATTGCTTGAAGTTAAGAAGAAGAAGAGTGGAAAATGATCGTGTAGAATGGTTGTAGCctttgttttttttttttctgtTTTGCTTATGTATGCAGTGCAAATATTGAGTAATTGAAGTAGGAATGGTAGGTGCTGTTGTAATGAAGATGGTGGATGGAAGTTGAGTAATGAATGTGATGTTTGGTAGTTGTAAAATGCAGTGAATAAATGTTTGTAGTGTCTTTGAATTGGTGTTCCTTTTAATGTAATGAAAATGTCTTATTTTACAATGTTGTTCCAATAaatacataaaataaaatattaacattAAGATTATATGGCACAACATTAGCATAATTCTAGCATCCATAAGTCTAAAGGTTGCAAAATATAAATCCAGGAGGCCTTTTAGAGGCTGGCAAATCCACAATACAGAAGTCTAGCTTCCATAAGTCTAAACTGCTTAAATGGTTAAACACATCTTAAATAGAAATCCAAAAGGCCTTTTATAGGCTGACAAGTTTGCATATAAATGCTTGCATAAAAACTTAGTTTAGTTAACATATTTCTTGTTAATTTTCTTGGCCTAGTGCTCCTTGCTCTTATGATTTCTGCTTTTGTTGTGATGGTCTTTTTCTGCTTCTGCCATGTTTTAGGAGCCACTCCACATGAACTTGGTCCCGGATTATTTTTTGGAGAAGGAGGATGTGACTGAAAAAACCCAGTTTCAGTGTTACATGCTTGGTTTGGTGGTTGAGAAGCACCAGATGTAATCTCTGTGGCAATGTTCTGGCCTTCCTCCTGGCCTCCATTTTCATTGGCCTCTTCCTCAGTAGCATGATTTCCCCCATTATAATTAGCATGTTGTCCTTGCTCTGTGCTTTCTTCATTAGCATCATTTTCATTGGCTTCTTCATTAGCATCATTTTAATTGGCTTCTTCATTAGCATCATTTGACTTCATACCCTTGAAAGAGCAGTACAAGTGAGTACATAAAATAGATTGCACTTGCTAACAATATAAGTTAACAGTGTACCTGTCTTCCACAAGTTCTTTTATTATGTCCCCATTGATTGCACTTGCTACACCTCAAACTGGTTTTTTGCCTTTTAAGTTTTGTTGCATCAGGTGGGGGCGCTTTTATGTCATTTTTCTTATTCCTTCCGATTTTAGGTCTACCAATGGATGGTTTCACATTTGGAGGTAGAGGCTTATTGAATCCAGTCTTGATCCATTCCTCTTTGCCATTAATTGGTTCAACAATATGCTTATAAACCTAATAAACAATTTTAAAGGAATAACATAATAAGGTAATCTAATTgcaataattttaaaaaaaattacatggcAGTGAAACTTACATTTCTAAACATGTTAGTGGAATAACTTCTATGCACTCCAAAATTAGCAACATTGAAGCCCTTTGAATTGAGGCAAGCCACTGCATGGAAGCATGAAATTCCACTGAGCTGCCATTTCTTGCAGGCACAAGTCTTGGCTGTGAGATCCACCACAAGCTCATAACCACCAGCAGATGTTTGCACAAGAAATCTAGCACCTCCTGACCAAGTTACATGACATGCAACTAACTTCTTTGTGGCCCTCAAACCGGTGTGTTGTAAATATAATAGCCTTGGAATTAATGGACACACAACTTAAAACACACATAACTTACTCATTCAATTTTTAAGTGCATTGCCACAGAACTCTTCTCAGTTCATTGCTATAATCCCACAACATGGCATATGACTCCTCATGAGTCCCATTTATAGCCTTCAAAGCAATGACCTTGGCCCTGTAACACATTGACTTATTCACTTGACACCCCAAGTCATTGACCACCTTCTTTTGAAAAGCTTCACACTCCCAGCTATGATTCATTCTTATTTCATCCATATACCTCCTAGCTATCCAATCTGCAGAGAGCTGTTTTTGTTCCCATGTCAACTGACATGTATGCTTATTTTGATAAGTCCTGATTTGGTAACTATCAGTCTTCTGGCATTTGTTGGCATAAATTTTCCACTTATAAGGAGATGTGCAAATGAACTGGACCTTACTTCCCATATTTGGTTGCCTAAGAACATGCCTTCTCTGGGTAATAGCATGGCTCCTCACAGCTAGCCTTAACACCTCTGCACTGCTAAAATGCATTCCAAGTTCAAAATGGGGATCCTTCATGTCTTTCTCCTCATTGAACTCAGGAAATATGtgatcatcttcatcatcactactgtgacgccctccaaacccggggtctagatttgggggtcactcgccaataaactaaaataaaataatcacagcggaataataaaataaatacgacccctttacctgcactggatcgatcacaggttatagtatggaacaggcactactacaaatcaagtgttattacaacccataagtctaattagttttacagattattcaaattttattacaaacctctagactatccaagcgtcccaaaacagtctacctggaatacacatcactatttacaagcactcgaccTCTGGTCAAACttggaacttaagcttgctctggcctaactgaaagaatcaagataagaaacaagtatgagcgaaagaaatgctcagcaagtagtaaataacttatgatttggaataacaacagtatatctgatgaacaaaaccaactacaataattgagcagtatcaaaactgatataaatttgataataaacaacatttgcaatatattatgttttgggattggaatcctcgaacgacggtgtgttgccgccggtgatcagccgcggagcaacaccggtatgccgaaacatatccaactaaacaaaaggtacccaaggcacatattggcctagcaaggtgttatatcctgtataacacatagctcacactggaccgccgccacggcctcttacgcaaccatccaacccataaaaccattttccgtcaaaggagtcgaatcaaatgacatccttaaccacataactccccatttctcatggtccggagttttctcaacaaccaatggcgaaataaccagaacaattagttattcgctagtctcaattcaaagcttcactgtatagagtaagttatagcgaaatgtaaaaatatttaactattctgaacttagaatagtagagaaattaaaaggataaatttagagtcaataacacttgaatggcatgtgaacatataaatatttgcataataagattcaaaataaacgtcactggaacaataagtgaagttagggtacttgcctggtatgctcaataacttcttactttaactctgcttctaactgatggctactatcttcgtctaacacttgactgcactccttgctactcgattctataaacaaaaggactatcttaattgacagatctaaactcaatcgacgtaactatacgtcttgacatctacccgatcgtttataactagcatggcattttaaaattataacagatagcatgtatatcacgtaacacgtaatcatggcatttatataacacgtactcacatattttatgtaacacataagtcaaatcattaa
This sequence is a window from Apium graveolens cultivar Ventura chromosome 9, ASM990537v1, whole genome shotgun sequence. Protein-coding genes within it:
- the LOC141685077 gene encoding uncharacterized protein LOC141685077, whose product is MKDPHFELGMHFSSAEVLRLAVRSHAITQRRHVLRQPNMGSKVQFICTSPYKWKIYANKCQKTDSYQIRTYQNKHTCQLTWEQKQLSADWIARRYMDEIRMNHSWECEAFQKKVVNDLGCQVNKSMCYRAKVIALKAINGTHEESYAMLWDYSNELRRVLWLLYLQHTGLRATKKLVACHVTWSGGARFLVQTSAGGYELVVDLTAKTCACKKWQLSGISCFHAVACLNSKGFNVANFGVHRSYSTNMFRNVYKHIVEPINGKEEWIKTGFNKPLPPNVKPSIGRPKIGRNKKNDIKAPPPDATKLKRQKTSLRCSKCNQWGHNKRTCGRQFRLMEARLLYCGFASL